The Flavobacterium sp. HJ-32-4 genome contains a region encoding:
- a CDS encoding T9SS type A sorting domain-containing protein translates to MKRLLLLLLLLPLGAFAQFELQSLYPASGNSGWRFGNRVAISGDDIAVASSTLPGPSGTTGKVYVFNSATNTQQVLLPDDVAATDGFGSSLSLQGDYLVVGAPKNGPFGAVYVYTKLNGIWNQTQKITFTTGSSAQRFGSTVVQDGDFLFISNTFDPLLPLPSQGSILIYHLDNGNFSFFQQTGFDIMNESAVLTAREGRLGVMVMVDTPLAAPGWRFRSYAQSGNNWVIEGDTSSLGDADNLPRAVAVANGEAYVLFNSTQSQSQVATLTLNGAVWEQSALTDVAGLTDHLFSSLVVSGDYMAVGSSEYILQMERKFPVNVLHRTGGTWSPLQTLFGDGPAGYDDGFGSVLATDGQKIIIGAPSEGEVISTGKAYYFDTLLGLPSANPSVIRVFPNPTDGPLSIEGPTVVRSTVFSLTGQKLLTSSDPTTLSVRDLAAGVYLLQMEFADGTSHTERIIRK, encoded by the coding sequence ATGAAGCGACTTTTGCTCCTTCTTTTGTTGCTGCCGTTGGGCGCATTTGCCCAGTTTGAACTTCAATCGCTTTACCCGGCTTCGGGCAATTCTGGGTGGCGATTCGGCAACCGTGTCGCCATTTCCGGAGACGATATAGCCGTTGCGTCCTCTACTTTGCCAGGTCCATCAGGAACGACAGGAAAAGTGTACGTTTTCAATTCGGCCACCAACACACAGCAGGTGCTTTTACCGGACGATGTTGCAGCTACCGACGGCTTCGGCTCCTCACTATCGCTTCAGGGCGATTATTTAGTGGTTGGCGCTCCAAAAAATGGACCTTTCGGCGCCGTTTATGTTTACACAAAGCTGAACGGAATCTGGAACCAAACCCAAAAAATTACGTTTACTACTGGAAGCAGTGCGCAGCGATTCGGTTCGACGGTGGTGCAGGACGGAGATTTCCTATTTATTTCCAACACCTTCGACCCGTTACTGCCATTGCCCTCGCAGGGATCTATTTTGATTTATCATCTTGACAATGGAAACTTTAGCTTTTTCCAACAAACCGGATTCGATATCATGAATGAAAGCGCAGTATTGACGGCCCGTGAGGGTCGCCTGGGCGTAATGGTAATGGTAGACACACCTCTCGCCGCACCGGGTTGGCGCTTCCGGAGCTATGCCCAATCGGGGAACAACTGGGTAATCGAAGGCGATACCAGTTCGCTAGGCGATGCCGATAACCTCCCACGGGCGGTAGCGGTTGCCAATGGTGAAGCTTATGTATTATTCAATTCCACCCAGTCGCAGTCGCAGGTCGCTACACTCACGCTGAATGGTGCTGTATGGGAGCAATCAGCCCTGACAGATGTCGCGGGCCTCACCGATCACCTTTTCAGTTCATTAGTGGTGAGTGGCGACTATATGGCGGTGGGTTCATCTGAATACATCCTGCAAATGGAACGGAAATTTCCGGTAAATGTATTACATAGAACCGGAGGTACATGGAGTCCGTTGCAGACGTTGTTCGGGGATGGTCCGGCCGGGTATGATGACGGATTTGGTTCCGTTTTGGCCACCGACGGTCAAAAGATCATTATCGGCGCACCCTCGGAGGGCGAGGTCATTTCAACGGGAAAGGCCTATTATTTTGACACGTTATTAGGTTTACCATCAGCGAACCCATCAGTGATAAGGGTGTTTCCCAATCCTACCGACGGCCCTCTATCTATTGAAGGCCCAACAGTGGTGCGTTCAACCGTATTTTCCCTCACCGGACAAAAACTCCTGACATCGTCAGACCCGACGACGCTTTCCGTCCGCGACCTCGCCGCCGGTGTCTATCTTTTGCAAATGGAATTCGCCGACGGTACTTCCCACACCGAACGCATCATCCGCAAATAA
- a CDS encoding acyl-CoA reductase — MTLHDRKQAFVALGKFLGQFATLPPQKAHDVSENDAFFEPMAVLVERAVHHNGWFTPEQVAFACGSWHEALAADNLNKWLAPYQLEDLPPRKVALILAGNIPLVGFHDLVSVLIAGHTALVRLSSNDNQIVPLLSRYLAAVEPRFADRIVFVDSKLEGYDAVIATGSDNTARYFEYYFRNKPAIIRRNRNSVAVLDGTESKEELFALGDDIFRYFGLGCRNVSKLFVPEGYDFKDFFEAIFPYGSVIQYEKYANNYDYNKAVFLMSNFRLTDNGFLTLKEDTSYASPISSVFFEYYGAPETLAERLTGDADRLQCVVGHGYLPFGKTQRPELWDYADNVDTLAFLSDI; from the coding sequence ATGACGCTGCACGATCGAAAACAGGCTTTTGTGGCATTGGGGAAATTCCTCGGCCAATTCGCCACGCTCCCACCCCAAAAAGCCCACGACGTCAGCGAAAACGACGCCTTCTTCGAACCCATGGCCGTTCTGGTCGAGCGCGCCGTCCACCACAACGGCTGGTTCACTCCCGAACAGGTGGCCTTCGCCTGCGGTTCCTGGCACGAGGCCCTGGCGGCCGACAACCTCAACAAATGGCTGGCGCCGTATCAGTTGGAAGACCTTCCGCCACGGAAGGTGGCCCTCATCCTGGCGGGTAATATCCCATTGGTGGGCTTCCATGACCTGGTGTCGGTGCTGATTGCCGGGCACACGGCCCTCGTGCGCCTATCGTCGAACGACAACCAGATCGTGCCATTGCTCTCCCGCTATCTCGCTGCCGTCGAGCCGCGCTTTGCCGACCGTATCGTGTTCGTCGATTCAAAACTGGAAGGCTACGATGCCGTGATCGCGACGGGCAGCGACAATACGGCGCGGTATTTCGAATACTATTTCCGCAACAAACCGGCCATCATCAGGAGAAACCGCAATTCGGTAGCAGTACTCGACGGAACCGAATCCAAAGAGGAATTGTTTGCGTTGGGCGATGATATCTTCCGCTATTTCGGACTCGGGTGCCGGAATGTCTCCAAGCTGTTTGTACCCGAGGGCTATGATTTCAAGGACTTCTTTGAAGCGATTTTTCCATACGGATCAGTCATCCAATACGAAAAATACGCCAACAACTACGATTATAACAAGGCCGTCTTCCTGATGAGTAATTTCAGGCTGACCGACAACGGCTTCCTTACCTTAAAAGAAGACACCTCGTATGCCTCCCCTATCTCGAGCGTGTTTTTTGAATACTACGGCGCACCCGAAACCCTGGCGGAACGACTGACGGGCGATGCCGACCGACTGCAATGCGTGGTCGGACACGGCTATCTTCCCTTCGGAAAAACGCAACGTCCGGAACTTTGGGATTATGCTGATAACGTCGACACGTTAGCGTTTTTATCGGACATTTGA
- a CDS encoding 4Fe-4S dicluster domain-containing protein yields MAIIITDECINCGACEPECPNTAIYEGADDWRYKDGTALRGTVVLPDGTTVEADAPMTPVSDDIYYIVPSKCTECKGFHEEPQCAAVCPVDCCVPDPNHVESEETLLNRKAFLHNE; encoded by the coding sequence ATGGCCATCATCATAACCGACGAATGCATCAATTGCGGGGCCTGCGAACCCGAGTGTCCGAATACGGCGATCTATGAAGGCGCCGACGACTGGCGGTATAAAGACGGAACGGCACTGCGCGGCACCGTCGTATTGCCCGACGGAACCACGGTAGAAGCCGACGCGCCCATGACGCCGGTTTCAGATGATATCTATTACATTGTGCCGTCGAAGTGCACGGAATGCAAAGGCTTCCACGAAGAGCCGCAATGCGCCGCCGTTTGTCCGGTCGATTGCTGTGTGCCGGATCCGAACCATGTGGAAAGCGAAGAAACGCTGTTGAACCGGAAGGCGTTTTTGCATAACGAGTAA
- a CDS encoding DNA adenine methylase, giving the protein MFYSPLRYPGGKNKLAGFIAKICVDNDIRGHYIEPYAGGAGVAIFLLLEGFVERITINDKDRSIYAFWHSVVFESEALCNLIESTPITVENWQIQKNLQEQKERISLLELGFSTLFLNRTNRSGIIKGGMIGGRQQLGDYKLDCRFTKDEIIRRIKDISLMKDRIRLLSMDALDLVDLVPRQELKSTIIYFDPPYYLKAEQLYMNYYQHDDHADVAKKIANIEGLNWIVSYDNQVAIKNLYSEYNSKEYTFNHSAHTSKEGKEILFFSPGLNYPKLQYWNPTEFKLENKASGKVIVFRPKKPKAVDMTKPIFF; this is encoded by the coding sequence ATGTTTTATTCCCCTCTGCGTTACCCTGGTGGAAAAAATAAGCTTGCAGGCTTCATTGCAAAAATTTGCGTTGATAACGATATCCGCGGTCATTACATAGAGCCGTATGCTGGCGGAGCGGGCGTCGCAATATTCTTACTCTTAGAAGGATTTGTCGAAAGGATCACAATCAACGATAAGGACCGGTCAATTTATGCCTTTTGGCATTCTGTGGTTTTTGAATCGGAGGCGTTGTGTAATTTAATAGAATCAACGCCAATTACGGTAGAAAACTGGCAGATTCAAAAAAACCTTCAAGAGCAAAAGGAAAGAATTTCTTTGCTTGAACTCGGATTCTCTACTCTGTTTTTGAACCGTACAAACCGATCAGGAATTATAAAAGGTGGAATGATTGGTGGTAGACAGCAACTAGGTGATTATAAGTTGGATTGTCGATTTACAAAAGATGAAATTATCCGTAGGATAAAGGACATCTCGCTCATGAAGGACAGAATCCGACTACTTTCAATGGATGCGCTAGATTTGGTAGATTTGGTGCCAAGGCAAGAGTTGAAGTCAACTATCATTTATTTTGACCCGCCTTACTACCTTAAAGCCGAACAATTATACATGAATTATTATCAGCATGATGACCACGCTGATGTTGCTAAAAAAATTGCCAATATTGAGGGGCTTAATTGGATAGTATCTTATGATAACCAAGTGGCTATCAAAAATCTCTATTCAGAATATAATAGTAAAGAGTATACATTCAATCATTCCGCACATACAAGTAAAGAAGGCAAAGAAATACTATTTTTTAGTCCGGGACTCAATTATCCTAAACTTCAGTATTGGAATCCGACTGAATTTAAATTAGAAAATAAAGCCTCAGGTAAAGTGATTGTTTTTAGGCCCAAAAAGCCGAAAGCGGTTGATATGACCAAGCCAATATTTTTTTAA
- a CDS encoding branched-chain amino acid aminotransferase, which produces MSTSEIDIIRVAQSRIDSVDFNNLPFGSVFTDHMLWCDYKEGKWQRPVIKPYEPFLLDPSAKVFHYGQAIFEGMKAYKDEQDDVWLFRPEENLNRLNRSAVRMAMPELDEWIFLDGLKELLSIERDWVKKGVGNSLYIRPFMIAVGSGVIAAPSTQYRFMIILSPARSYYSGEVKVIIAEHYSRAANGGIGAAKAAGNYSGQFYPTKLANEKGFQQVIWTDDATHTRLEESGTMNVFFRIGDTLLTAPTSERILDGVTRKSLLDIAQRDGIKTEVRPVLVDELVAAAQNGTLQEIFGAGTAAVVNPITGFSYQDVYYELPKLDNPVALQLKTKLTDIQYKLAEDTFGWTVKV; this is translated from the coding sequence ATGAGCACTTCTGAGATCGACATTATCCGCGTTGCCCAATCCCGAATCGATTCCGTAGATTTCAACAACCTGCCGTTTGGCTCGGTTTTTACCGACCATATGTTATGGTGTGACTACAAAGAAGGAAAATGGCAACGTCCGGTGATCAAGCCGTATGAGCCGTTCCTGCTCGACCCGTCGGCGAAGGTGTTCCACTACGGACAGGCGATCTTCGAAGGGATGAAGGCCTATAAAGACGAACAGGATGACGTATGGCTCTTCCGTCCGGAGGAAAACCTGAACCGCCTGAACCGCTCGGCCGTGCGCATGGCCATGCCGGAACTCGACGAGTGGATCTTCCTGGACGGACTCAAAGAACTCCTTTCCATCGAGCGCGACTGGGTGAAGAAAGGCGTAGGAAACTCACTTTATATCCGACCTTTTATGATTGCCGTCGGCAGTGGTGTCATCGCCGCGCCGTCGACCCAATACCGTTTTATGATCATCCTGTCGCCCGCCCGATCGTATTACTCCGGCGAGGTCAAGGTGATCATTGCCGAACACTACAGCCGCGCGGCCAACGGGGGCATTGGTGCCGCGAAAGCAGCCGGTAACTATTCCGGACAGTTCTACCCTACGAAACTGGCCAATGAAAAAGGCTTCCAACAAGTCATCTGGACGGACGACGCGACCCACACCCGCCTCGAGGAATCGGGAACGATGAACGTGTTTTTCCGTATCGGCGACACGCTCCTCACCGCCCCGACCAGCGAACGCATCCTGGATGGTGTCACGCGTAAGAGCCTGCTCGACATCGCCCAGCGCGACGGTATCAAAACCGAAGTGCGCCCGGTGCTGGTGGACGAACTCGTCGCCGCTGCGCAAAACGGCACACTCCAGGAAATATTCGGAGCCGGCACCGCCGCTGTCGTCAACCCCATTACGGGCTTCTCTTATCAGGACGTCTATTACGAACTACCGAAACTCGACAACCCCGTCGCGCTGCAACTGAAAACGAAACTCACCGACATCCAGTATAAACTGGCAGAGGATACGTTTGGGTGGACGGTGAAGGTGTAG
- a CDS encoding DUF4920 domain-containing protein, whose amino-acid sequence MKKILLVACAAALFVSCKNTDKEVAPDAAPKKETDTIVKDTVSVTQATDEAEVPEATEAPKEIVVTAAAEKPVAVEYASFGKKIAATQALTADQMLKKYKTLKKGDTIAVKFKSRVADVCKKKGCWMSLDLAKGQTAFVRFKDYGFFVPLNATNSEAIVSGRAFVDVVSVDELKHYAKDGGKSQAEIDKITEPEVTYAFTADGVLLSE is encoded by the coding sequence ATGAAAAAAATCCTGCTCGTTGCCTGTGCCGCTGCACTCTTTGTTTCCTGTAAAAATACCGATAAGGAAGTCGCACCTGACGCGGCCCCCAAAAAGGAAACCGATACTATTGTAAAAGATACGGTATCTGTTACCCAGGCAACCGACGAGGCGGAAGTGCCCGAGGCAACAGAAGCACCGAAGGAAATCGTAGTTACTGCCGCCGCGGAGAAACCTGTTGCGGTGGAGTATGCGTCGTTCGGAAAGAAGATCGCCGCCACACAGGCGCTGACCGCCGACCAGATGCTGAAGAAATACAAGACGCTTAAAAAAGGCGATACCATTGCGGTTAAGTTCAAGTCGCGCGTGGCCGATGTTTGCAAGAAAAAAGGCTGCTGGATGTCGCTCGACCTGGCGAAAGGCCAGACCGCGTTTGTGCGTTTCAAGGATTACGGCTTTTTCGTGCCCCTGAACGCGACGAATTCGGAAGCGATCGTCAGCGGTCGTGCGTTCGTGGATGTCGTATCGGTCGATGAACTGAAGCATTACGCCAAAGACGGCGGCAAATCGCAGGCAGAAATCGATAAGATCACCGAACCGGAAGTGACCTATGCCTTTACGGCGGACGGTGTGCTGCTGTCAGAGTAA
- the mnmD gene encoding tRNA (5-methylaminomethyl-2-thiouridine)(34)-methyltransferase MnmD has translation MRREIIRTGDGSTTIYLPDLEENYHSRHGAIQEARHVFLRHGLDLFPDKSELCILEIGFGTGLNALLTAIENEGTGRIIRYTGVEAYPVEAAEASQMNYPEAVGHVLAASIFTDMHKAEWEVEVALTPSFYLTKRQQFFADIVDEAAFDLVYFDAFGFRVQPELWNEDIFRRMARALRPGGVLVTYAARTVIRRNMEVAGFSVEKLAGPPGKREMMRARRS, from the coding sequence ATGCGCCGCGAGATCATCCGGACGGGCGACGGCTCGACGACGATCTATCTTCCGGATCTGGAAGAGAATTACCACTCCAGACATGGTGCTATACAGGAAGCACGACACGTTTTCCTGCGTCACGGACTCGACCTTTTCCCTGACAAGTCGGAACTGTGTATACTGGAGATCGGTTTCGGTACCGGACTCAACGCGCTTCTGACGGCTATCGAAAATGAAGGCACGGGACGTATTATAAGGTATACAGGAGTGGAAGCCTATCCGGTGGAAGCTGCTGAAGCGTCCCAGATGAACTATCCGGAAGCGGTCGGACACGTATTGGCTGCTAGTATCTTCACCGACATGCATAAAGCGGAGTGGGAAGTGGAAGTGGCGCTGACACCGTCTTTTTATCTTACCAAGCGCCAGCAGTTCTTTGCGGATATTGTGGATGAGGCGGCATTCGACCTCGTCTACTTCGATGCGTTCGGCTTTCGCGTGCAGCCGGAATTGTGGAACGAGGATATCTTCCGCCGCATGGCACGGGCACTGCGTCCGGGTGGCGTTCTGGTCACGTATGCCGCGCGTACCGTCATCCGGCGCAATATGGAAGTGGCCGGTTTTTCGGTCGAGAAGCTGGCGGGTCCTCCGGGTAAACGGGAGATGATGCGGGCCCGTCGCTCGTAA
- a CDS encoding glutamine synthetase III: protein MSTFRFQALQETANRKPVKVEELDKKSVIFGSNVFNDKAMRQFLTKEGYQAVQSAILHGTKIDRKIAEYIAMGMKEWALSKGVTHYTHWFQPLTGATAEKHDAFFETSFDGSDPVEKFGGGQLVQQEPDASSFPNGGIRNTFEARGYTAWDPTSPAFIYGTTLCIPTVFVSYTGEALDNKAPLLRALNAIDDAATEVARYFDKNVKKVTPTLGWEQEYFLIDKALANSRPDIVLTGRTLLGHASAKGQQLEDHYFGSIPTRVLNYMRDLENECMLLGIPVKTRHNEVAPNQFELAPIFEETNLAVDHNALLMDIMSKVAERHDFRVLLHEKPFQGVNGSGKHNNWSMATDTGVNLLAPGKTPMSNLQFLTFFINTIKAVYTYEELLRASIASASNDHRLGANEAPPAIISVFIGQQLTKVLAELEGVSNGKLSPEEKTDLKLNVVGKIPDVLLDNTDRNRTSPFAFTGNKFEFRAVGSSANCAVAMTTLNSIVAKQLRDFKKEVDALIESKGLKKDEAIFNVLREYIKQTKAILFEGDGYSEAWEKEAAKRKLSNHKTTPKALKAKVSKAAMDLFEELGVMNHVEVEARYEIELEEYTKKIQIEGRVLGDIARNHVVPTAIKYQNTLIENVKGLKEIFGNKEFESVAGEQISLIRTISAHIEGINKNVLAMTEARKKANALKSAEKMAEAYCDKVKPYFDIIREHCDKLELLVDDEVWTLTKYRELLFTR from the coding sequence ATGTCAACTTTCCGTTTTCAGGCCCTCCAGGAAACCGCCAACCGCAAGCCGGTTAAGGTCGAGGAACTCGACAAGAAATCCGTCATCTTTGGAAGCAACGTCTTCAATGATAAGGCAATGCGACAATTCCTTACAAAAGAAGGATACCAGGCGGTGCAGAGCGCGATCCTGCACGGAACGAAGATTGACCGTAAGATCGCCGAGTATATCGCCATGGGTATGAAGGAATGGGCGTTGTCGAAAGGCGTCACCCACTACACCCACTGGTTCCAGCCGCTCACCGGCGCTACTGCTGAAAAACACGATGCGTTTTTCGAAACGTCGTTCGATGGCAGCGACCCGGTTGAAAAATTCGGTGGTGGCCAATTGGTACAACAAGAGCCCGATGCGTCGAGCTTCCCGAACGGGGGTATCCGTAACACGTTCGAAGCACGTGGCTATACCGCATGGGATCCGACGTCGCCGGCGTTCATCTATGGCACGACGCTTTGTATCCCTACTGTATTCGTGTCCTACACCGGCGAAGCGCTTGACAACAAGGCGCCGCTGCTCCGTGCGCTCAATGCCATCGATGATGCCGCTACCGAAGTGGCGCGTTACTTTGATAAAAATGTGAAAAAGGTCACCCCGACGCTGGGATGGGAGCAAGAGTACTTCCTCATCGACAAAGCGCTGGCCAATTCACGTCCGGATATCGTGTTGACCGGGCGTACGCTACTCGGACACGCATCGGCGAAAGGACAGCAGTTGGAGGACCATTACTTCGGTTCGATCCCAACACGTGTGCTCAACTATATGCGTGACCTTGAGAACGAGTGTATGTTGCTGGGTATCCCGGTAAAGACGCGTCACAACGAGGTGGCACCGAACCAATTCGAGCTAGCGCCTATTTTTGAGGAAACCAACCTGGCTGTCGACCACAATGCGTTGTTGATGGATATTATGTCGAAGGTCGCAGAGCGCCACGATTTCCGTGTGTTGCTGCACGAGAAGCCGTTCCAGGGCGTGAATGGTTCCGGTAAGCACAACAACTGGTCTATGGCGACCGATACGGGCGTGAACCTGTTGGCTCCGGGCAAAACCCCGATGAGCAACCTGCAATTCCTCACGTTCTTCATTAATACGATCAAAGCGGTTTACACCTACGAAGAGTTGCTGCGCGCGTCTATCGCATCGGCCAGCAACGACCACCGTCTGGGTGCCAACGAAGCGCCACCGGCCATCATTTCCGTATTCATCGGCCAGCAATTGACCAAGGTATTGGCAGAGTTGGAAGGCGTGTCGAACGGTAAACTCTCACCAGAAGAGAAGACCGACCTGAAATTGAACGTAGTGGGTAAAATTCCGGATGTATTGCTTGACAATACCGACCGTAACCGTACCTCTCCGTTTGCGTTCACCGGAAACAAATTCGAATTCCGTGCCGTCGGATCATCCGCGAACTGTGCGGTGGCGATGACTACGCTGAACTCGATCGTTGCCAAGCAGTTGCGCGATTTCAAGAAAGAAGTGGACGCCCTTATCGAAAGCAAAGGGTTGAAGAAAGATGAAGCGATCTTCAACGTTCTTCGCGAATACATCAAGCAAACCAAGGCCATCCTTTTCGAAGGCGACGGTTATAGCGAAGCATGGGAGAAAGAGGCCGCGAAACGCAAACTGAGCAACCACAAGACGACTCCAAAAGCGTTGAAAGCAAAGGTATCTAAAGCCGCCATGGACCTGTTCGAAGAACTGGGTGTCATGAACCACGTTGAGGTCGAGGCACGCTACGAAATCGAATTGGAGGAATACACCAAGAAAATCCAGATCGAAGGCCGCGTATTGGGCGATATCGCACGGAACCACGTGGTGCCAACCGCGATCAAGTACCAGAACACGCTGATCGAAAACGTGAAAGGGTTGAAAGAAATCTTCGGAAACAAAGAGTTCGAATCGGTAGCAGGTGAGCAAATCAGCCTGATCCGTACGATTTCAGCCCACATTGAAGGCATCAACAAGAACGTGCTGGCGATGACGGAAGCGCGCAAGAAAGCCAACGCACTGAAAAGTGCCGAGAAAATGGCCGAAGCGTATTGCGACAAAGTGAAGCCGTACTTCGATATCATCCGCGAGCACTGCGACAAACTCGAACTTTTGGTTGACGACGAAGTCTGGACGCTGACGAAATACCGCGAGTTATTGTTCACACGATAA
- a CDS encoding OmpA family protein yields the protein MKSILFFLVGVFASVATAQQSVTVYFDTGKFELSATERGRFEEWIKANTGSKVVAINGYTDEVGSTGYNDTLAQRRVSHVFGLLKGKIDTRDDFATRSFGESVQLSGGKAKNRRVVVTYLRPEERARENEILGIKAPEPVVEARPKPKYPEKIVLTNPDGTKSEFELDRAFMGKINDGKPGEKLKVENLNFQLNTFAITNESRGKLYELLLVMQQNPQLKIDIQGHLCCMPVDRVDLSTKRAKAVREFLVANGIDKSRLSYRGFGSSQPLYPLPERDEAERAANRRVEIEIVANGAP from the coding sequence ATGAAATCAATCCTTTTTTTTCTGGTAGGGGTGTTCGCATCCGTTGCCACCGCCCAACAGTCCGTTACCGTCTATTTCGACACGGGTAAATTTGAATTGTCTGCTACCGAACGCGGCCGTTTTGAAGAATGGATCAAGGCCAATACCGGATCAAAAGTCGTCGCCATCAACGGTTATACGGATGAGGTCGGCTCGACCGGCTACAACGACACGCTGGCGCAGCGAAGGGTGTCGCACGTATTTGGTCTCCTGAAAGGCAAGATCGACACCCGCGACGATTTCGCGACCCGTAGTTTCGGGGAAAGTGTGCAGTTATCCGGTGGTAAAGCGAAGAACCGGCGTGTGGTCGTTACGTACCTACGCCCCGAAGAACGCGCCCGGGAGAATGAAATATTGGGCATCAAGGCACCGGAACCCGTTGTCGAAGCGCGTCCAAAACCCAAGTATCCGGAGAAGATTGTCTTAACAAATCCCGACGGTACAAAATCGGAGTTTGAACTCGACCGCGCCTTCATGGGAAAGATAAACGACGGAAAACCGGGTGAAAAGCTCAAGGTCGAGAACCTGAATTTCCAACTCAATACCTTCGCCATCACCAATGAATCGCGGGGCAAACTTTATGAATTACTTCTTGTGATGCAGCAGAACCCCCAGTTGAAGATCGACATACAGGGACACCTGTGCTGTATGCCCGTCGATCGTGTCGACCTGTCCACCAAACGGGCCAAAGCGGTGCGGGAGTTCCTTGTGGCCAACGGCATCGACAAGTCGCGGTTGAGCTATCGCGGTTTCGGCAGCAGCCAGCCACTCTATCCGCTTCCTGAGCGAGACGAAGCCGAACGTGCGGCTAACCGGAGGGTCGAGATCGAAATTGTAGCCAACGGTGCGCCTTGA
- a CDS encoding OmpA family protein produces the protein MKGWGRIVLFLWVSFAVHGQQLEIFFEYDKYDLNAGAQAKLDRWLAEHPDAEVTKLYGYCDWKGRNAYNDSLSLKRVRSVYDYLISKNVEVLPDYEAKGYGEDFEQSPVQAENRKVVMAWRIRERPVAKDPSKAPSLPAVSELRKLVDKAKEGDVVLLPQLYFFNNSARLVPKSEPVLYELLCILRDSPTLKVEIRGHICCQPVEDVNNVSTARAKAVFQYLLRNKIARNRLTYKGYGIQMPLHPIPEQDAGEENDNRRVDILILSK, from the coding sequence TTGAAAGGCTGGGGGCGCATCGTGTTGTTTTTGTGGGTGTCGTTCGCCGTGCACGGACAACAACTCGAGATTTTCTTCGAATACGATAAGTATGACCTGAATGCCGGCGCACAAGCCAAATTAGACCGATGGCTGGCCGAACATCCGGATGCGGAAGTCACCAAACTCTATGGCTATTGCGATTGGAAGGGCCGTAACGCCTACAACGACTCGCTGTCGCTGAAACGCGTCCGCAGCGTATACGATTATCTTATCTCGAAAAACGTCGAAGTGTTGCCCGATTACGAAGCCAAGGGGTATGGCGAGGATTTTGAGCAGTCGCCCGTCCAGGCCGAAAACCGAAAGGTGGTGATGGCATGGCGGATACGGGAGCGGCCGGTCGCAAAAGATCCATCAAAAGCGCCGAGCCTTCCCGCCGTGTCAGAACTTCGAAAACTGGTCGACAAGGCGAAAGAGGGTGATGTGGTGTTGTTGCCCCAACTGTACTTTTTCAATAATTCGGCGCGTCTGGTTCCGAAGTCGGAGCCGGTTTTATATGAACTGTTGTGTATCCTCCGCGATAGTCCAACGCTGAAGGTGGAGATACGCGGACATATCTGCTGCCAACCTGTCGAAGACGTCAATAACGTGTCGACCGCCCGGGCGAAGGCTGTTTTCCAGTACCTCCTTCGGAATAAGATCGCCCGCAACCGGTTGACCTATAAAGGTTATGGCATCCAGATGCCGTTGCATCCGATTCCGGAACAGGATGCCGGAGAGGAAAACGACAACCGACGTGTCGACATCCTTATCCTTTCTAAATAA
- a CDS encoding DUF1573 domain-containing protein, producing MKKLFFLALISVGMSVAHAQAGPKIEFLAKDNTIDYGTVSKATDNGIRTFEFRNTGDAPLIIKNVQSTCGCTVPTKPTEPIAPGKTGKIDVKYNMQMGAIRKTITVESNAVNVPDGMVVLKIKGEVVPEKGSNPIEKSKTLIEH from the coding sequence ATGAAAAAACTGTTTTTCCTGGCTTTGATTTCCGTTGGCATGTCGGTGGCACATGCGCAGGCCGGTCCCAAGATCGAGTTTCTTGCCAAAGACAACACGATTGACTACGGAACGGTTTCGAAAGCGACCGACAACGGTATCCGCACCTTTGAGTTCCGGAATACCGGCGATGCACCGCTCATCATCAAGAATGTCCAGTCGACCTGCGGTTGTACGGTTCCAACGAAACCGACCGAACCGATCGCCCCGGGCAAAACCGGTAAGATTGATGTGAAATACAATATGCAGATGGGTGCCATCCGCAAAACCATAACCGTCGAATCAAATGCCGTAAACGTGCCCGATGGCATGGTGGTATTGAAGATAAAAGGCGAAGTGGTTCCGGAAAAAGGAAGCAACCCCATCGAAAAGAGCAAGACGCTTATTGAACACTAG